In Plodia interpunctella isolate USDA-ARS_2022_Savannah chromosome 19, ilPloInte3.2, whole genome shotgun sequence, a genomic segment contains:
- the LOC128678359 gene encoding uncharacterized protein LOC128678359 isoform X3, whose product MSDPPHGPYYPPPGHYPPPHPHLPPGSFTYLPPAYSYQPPPPQWAQQSYYQPPQTPTQPYFQPPAQPHLQPPLSAQPHSQPPPTLPYYPAQPQIEPPTPTTTEPPNFTVNVVEQSETADPEPEAASTPVQEAISWVPATPTTAQNLDYKAVVGGKEGYDGSPLWIIRAHHKGEMIPGKLNIKHRYAYIPSLGKEIPVHNFDVLCSKPGGVQWLSAKNGQVPKKAVEAGYAINAEPLYIGRVSHKSSLTPGKVQPGHGCCYISFHGVEVSFRKYEVLCEII is encoded by the exons ACGGGCCTTACTACCCTCCTCCTGGCCACTACCCTCCGCCTCACCCTCACTTACCCCCCGGATCATTCACGTATCTTCCTCCAGCGTACTCATATCAACCGCCACCACCACAATGGGCCCAACAATCCTACTACCAACCACCGCAAACTCCTACGCAACCATACTTCCAACCACCCGCGCAACCACACCTACAGCCCCCATTGTCTGCGCAACCGCACTCACAACCACCACCAACACTACCATACTATCCAGCGCAACCACAAATCGAGCCACCGACGCCTACAACTACAGAGCCACCGAACTTTACTGTTAATGTGGTGGAACAATCTGAAACAGCTGACCCTGAGCCAGAAGCTGCCTCCACTCCTGTCCAAG AAGCCATAAGCTGGGTACCGGCAACCCCTACTACTGCACAGAATCTAGACTACAAAGCCGTGGTAGGGGGCAAGGAGGGCTACGACGGAAGCCCCCTATGGATCATCAGGGCCCACCACAAGGGGGAAATGATACCAGGAAAGCTTAACATCAAGCATCGATACGCGTACATACCGAGCTTGGGGAAAGAGATTCCAGTACACAATTTTGAC GTTTTATGCTCGAAACCAGGGGGTGTCCAGTGGTTATCTGCAAAAAACGGACAGGTTCCTAAAAAAGCGGTCGAGGCTGGATACGCGATCAATGCAGAACCTCTCTACATCGGCAGAGTATCACACAAGTCTTCACTCACTCCTGGAAAA gttcAACCCGGCCACGGATGCTGCTACATCTCCTTCCACGGCGTCGAGGTATCGTTCAGGAAGTATGAAGTGCTTTGTGAGATCATCTGA
- the LOC128678359 gene encoding cell division protein ZipA-like isoform X1 has protein sequence MHLCTFMIDPPHGPYYPPPGHYPPPHPHLPPGSFTYLPPAYSYQPPPPQWAQQSYYQPPQTPTQPYFQPPAQPHLQPPLSAQPHSQPPPTLPYYPAQPQIEPPTPTTTEPPNFTVNVVEQSETADPEPEAASTPVQEAISWVPATPTTAQNLDYKAVVGGKEGYDGSPLWIIRAHHKGEMIPGKLNIKHRYAYIPSLGKEIPVHNFDVLCSKPGGVQWLSAKNGQVPKKAVEAGYAINAEPLYIGRVSHKSSLTPGKVQPGHGCCYISFHGVEVSFRKYEVLCEII, from the exons ACGGGCCTTACTACCCTCCTCCTGGCCACTACCCTCCGCCTCACCCTCACTTACCCCCCGGATCATTCACGTATCTTCCTCCAGCGTACTCATATCAACCGCCACCACCACAATGGGCCCAACAATCCTACTACCAACCACCGCAAACTCCTACGCAACCATACTTCCAACCACCCGCGCAACCACACCTACAGCCCCCATTGTCTGCGCAACCGCACTCACAACCACCACCAACACTACCATACTATCCAGCGCAACCACAAATCGAGCCACCGACGCCTACAACTACAGAGCCACCGAACTTTACTGTTAATGTGGTGGAACAATCTGAAACAGCTGACCCTGAGCCAGAAGCTGCCTCCACTCCTGTCCAAG AAGCCATAAGCTGGGTACCGGCAACCCCTACTACTGCACAGAATCTAGACTACAAAGCCGTGGTAGGGGGCAAGGAGGGCTACGACGGAAGCCCCCTATGGATCATCAGGGCCCACCACAAGGGGGAAATGATACCAGGAAAGCTTAACATCAAGCATCGATACGCGTACATACCGAGCTTGGGGAAAGAGATTCCAGTACACAATTTTGAC GTTTTATGCTCGAAACCAGGGGGTGTCCAGTGGTTATCTGCAAAAAACGGACAGGTTCCTAAAAAAGCGGTCGAGGCTGGATACGCGATCAATGCAGAACCTCTCTACATCGGCAGAGTATCACACAAGTCTTCACTCACTCCTGGAAAA gttcAACCCGGCCACGGATGCTGCTACATCTCCTTCCACGGCGTCGAGGTATCGTTCAGGAAGTATGAAGTGCTTTGTGAGATCATCTGA
- the LOC128678359 gene encoding cell division protein ZipA-like isoform X2: MSGYPPHGPYYPPPGHYPPPHPHLPPGSFTYLPPAYSYQPPPPQWAQQSYYQPPQTPTQPYFQPPAQPHLQPPLSAQPHSQPPPTLPYYPAQPQIEPPTPTTTEPPNFTVNVVEQSETADPEPEAASTPVQEAISWVPATPTTAQNLDYKAVVGGKEGYDGSPLWIIRAHHKGEMIPGKLNIKHRYAYIPSLGKEIPVHNFDVLCSKPGGVQWLSAKNGQVPKKAVEAGYAINAEPLYIGRVSHKSSLTPGKVQPGHGCCYISFHGVEVSFRKYEVLCEII, from the exons ACGGGCCTTACTACCCTCCTCCTGGCCACTACCCTCCGCCTCACCCTCACTTACCCCCCGGATCATTCACGTATCTTCCTCCAGCGTACTCATATCAACCGCCACCACCACAATGGGCCCAACAATCCTACTACCAACCACCGCAAACTCCTACGCAACCATACTTCCAACCACCCGCGCAACCACACCTACAGCCCCCATTGTCTGCGCAACCGCACTCACAACCACCACCAACACTACCATACTATCCAGCGCAACCACAAATCGAGCCACCGACGCCTACAACTACAGAGCCACCGAACTTTACTGTTAATGTGGTGGAACAATCTGAAACAGCTGACCCTGAGCCAGAAGCTGCCTCCACTCCTGTCCAAG AAGCCATAAGCTGGGTACCGGCAACCCCTACTACTGCACAGAATCTAGACTACAAAGCCGTGGTAGGGGGCAAGGAGGGCTACGACGGAAGCCCCCTATGGATCATCAGGGCCCACCACAAGGGGGAAATGATACCAGGAAAGCTTAACATCAAGCATCGATACGCGTACATACCGAGCTTGGGGAAAGAGATTCCAGTACACAATTTTGAC GTTTTATGCTCGAAACCAGGGGGTGTCCAGTGGTTATCTGCAAAAAACGGACAGGTTCCTAAAAAAGCGGTCGAGGCTGGATACGCGATCAATGCAGAACCTCTCTACATCGGCAGAGTATCACACAAGTCTTCACTCACTCCTGGAAAA gttcAACCCGGCCACGGATGCTGCTACATCTCCTTCCACGGCGTCGAGGTATCGTTCAGGAAGTATGAAGTGCTTTGTGAGATCATCTGA